In Calonectris borealis chromosome Z, bCalBor7.hap1.2, whole genome shotgun sequence, a single genomic region encodes these proteins:
- the PTGER4 gene encoding prostaglandin E2 receptor EP4 subtype, with product MSFNPTIMPPANGSANGTASGDEGGKPPTIPTVMFIFGVVGNLIAIVVLCKSRKEQKETTFYTLVCGLAVTDLLGTCLVSPVTIATYLQNRWPGGPALCEYSSFILLFFGLSGLSIICAMSIERYLAINHAYFYNHYVDKKLAGLTLFAIYASNVLFCALPSMGLGKSTLQYPYTWCFIDWQAKNATHAAYSYMYAGFSSFLIMVTVICNILVCVALIRMHRQFMRRTSLGTDTTSSRLSDFRRRRSFRRMAGAEIQMVILLIATSLVVVICSIPLVVRVFVNQLYQPEAVRDVRQNPDLQAIRIASVNPILDPWVYILLRKTVLSKAIEKIKCLFCRIGGARRQHSGGNFNCVDGRRTSSAMSSQSPSFISRELREISSTSQTLLYPPELSESSVGGRVLLPGPNASLAQSDTTSVRTLRSSETSDSSQGQDSENVFLVNEIRSGGGASSAPKGSPLQVTFPTETLNLSEKCI from the exons ATGTCCTTCAACCCCACCATCATGCCACCTGCGAACGGCTCCGCCAACGGGACCGCCAGCGGGGACGAAGGCGGGAAGCCCCCCACCATCCCCACCGTCATGTTCATCTTTGGTGTGGTGGGCAACCTCATAGCCATCGTGGTGCTGTGCAAGTCCAGGAAGGAGCAGAAGGAGACCACTTTCTACACGCTGGTATGCGGGCTGGCGGTCACCGATCTCTTGGGGACCTGCCTGGTGAGTCCGGTCACTATTGCCACTTACCTGCAGAACCGCTGGCCAGGGGGACCGGCGCTGTGTGAGTACAGCTCCTTCATTCTCCTCTTCTTTGGACTCTCTGGCCTCAGCATTATCTGTGCCATGTCTATAGAGAGGTACCTGGCCATCAACCATGCCTATTTCTACAACCATTATGTAGACAAGAAGCTGGCAGGGCTCACGCTCTTTGCCATCTACGCTTCCAATGTGCTGTTCTGCGCCCTCCCCAGCATGGGGCTCGGCAAATCTACCTTGCAGTACCCTTATACTTGGTGTTTCATAGACTGGCAAGCAAAGAACGCCACCCATGCGGCATATTCCTACATGTACGCTGGCTTCAGCTCTTTCCTAATCATGGTCACCGTGATCTGCAACATCCTGGTGTGCGTGGCCCTCATTCGCATGCACCGCCAGTTCATGCGACGCACGTCCTTGGGGACAGACACCACCTCCAGCCGTTTATCTGACTTTCGCAGACGCCGGAGCTTCCGTCGAATGGCCGGAGCAGAGATCCAGATGGTTATTCTGCTCATTGCCACTTCCCTGGTGGTGGTGATCTGCTCCATTCCTCTGGTG GTCCGTGTCTTTGTAAACCAGCTGTACCAGCCGGAAGCAGTGAGGGATGTGAGGCAAAACCCTGACCTGCAAGCCATCCGCATTGCCTCAGTGAACCCCATTTTGGACCCATGGGTCTACATCCTCCTCCGCAAGACTGTGCTCAGCAAAGCCATCGAGAAGATCAAATGCCTCTTCTGCCGCATTGGAGGGGCTCGGAGGCAGCACTCGGGGGGCAATTTCAACTGCGTGGATGGCCGCAGGACCTCCTCTGCCATGTCAAGTCAGTCACCCTCCTTCATCTCCCGTGAGCTGAGGGAGATCAGCAGCACCTCGCAAACGCTGCTCTATCCTCCGGAGTTAAGCGAAAGCAGTGTCGGGGGTCGCGTGCTGCTTCCAGGCCCCAATGCCAGCTTGGCTCAGTCTGACACCACGTCGGTAAGGACACTGCGTAGCTCAGAGACCTCGGACTCTTCACAGGGGCAGGACTCCGAGAACGTCTTCCTGGTGAATGAAATCAGGTCTGGTGGCGGGGCCAGCTCTGCACCCAAGGGCAGCCCTCTCCAGGTCACCTTCCCCACAGAGACATTGAATTTATCAGAAAAGTGTATATAG